The DNA segment TTAGTCTCGTACCTTTAACTTTCAGTTGTCGTATATAGCGTTTCTGTGCCTCTACGCATACATTCTTGTTGTTGACTTCAACGCTGACGTGTCAAATGCCGAAATTGTTTTGATTGTGTGGGGTGTTTCGCTTTTAACAGAAGAAATTCGACAGGTATTACTTGATATAAGGCACCACCACTCAGTTTTGTGTTGCATAAAACGTGTTGGATCTCTATAGCAGTCTAATTTTCTTTTGTCTGTTGACTTGAGGTTGCATGGAATGGTTTAACTAAATTGCAGCACAAACTACTGAAGTTATCTGAATGGATTGCATGTGTTTGCACCGAAGGGTGGCATATAGTAATCGGACCTTCCGCCTGTCAATGCTGTCCGACTGTCAGCTTATCGGCTCTAATGGTTTCTGATTTATAACTGAAAAACAAATGCTTTGTACCAGGAAACGAACACTatgtaggcaggttggtcatgaccgtAAGATGACTCCTAtcgattttgaggtcagtgggtcaaattTCAAGGTCGCGCTAAGcttgtttaacatttacaaagaaAGTGTCCAGTAAAAATCTTAGGTTTGTCGCGCATGACCTTAAGGCCACATTTTGGGGTCAATGTTGAACAAATATTAGTATCTCAGCCATGATGTTTTATCTGGTAATGGGGTTTTGAATTTGCATTCATTTGAAGTATTTTCTCCTATTaatttcagattttgatgaGACCTTCATCGGCATACTTAGATAAAGTAAAGTCCCACTATACAGACGTTTGGAATGTGACAGACACCATGGTGATTGTCATGTTCTTCATTGGCGTAATACTTCGGCTTGTTCCACGAAATGATGATACGCTTGATGCTGCCCGTGTTGTACTAGCAGTAACATTTGTTGGTTTTTTTCTGCGACTTTTGCACATTTGCTCGATCCACAAGCAGCTTGGTCCGAAAATGGTCATGATTGGAAATATGGTACATTACTTTTCTATAATTcacaatttctttattttttttagaaaaatgcgaacttttttaaacaaacattcgttttcttttgtttctgaTTAAAACGTAAATGGCATTGCCTTTACTCTATGTTTGTTGTATgtgaattaaaaatgattaaaatattaatcagACGCCTGCAAACTTATTTAAGTAAATTTGAGAACTATAAGCAGTCAATATTTTGTCTCAACTCTCTTAAAATCAGTTGTTCTTTTTTGTTCGATATCAACTATAATGTATGTAGACTAGAGACACATTTTGTAGCATTGTTTTCTGGTTGAAAAAGAATTGAAATATTCTCGACAaaccattaaaatttatttagttCTAAGACTGGTATAACCTCAAACAGAAATGCCTActgaatacattattattattattattcttattattatgattattattattgttattattattattattattatagataGTTGATTTGCTGTATTTCCTGGTGATTTTGATGGTTTTCGTGATATCGTACGCGGTTGCTGCACAGTCGATTCTTTACCCCAATTCTCCATTGTCTTGGCGTACTGCCCGACAACTTGTCAGTAAATCCTACTGGAATATATATGGAGAGTTAGGATTAGAAGAGTTTGAAGGTAAATCTGTACTTTTCGTATATATATCTGTaaagtatttactttttaattataaacagtTCCTGGATAATGACTGTGGCcaaaatataccaattttaCCAAGAATCTCTCTCTCCAAAAAAAtcagaaactacagggacgtgTACAGTAGCCTCAATTTCACTAGGATCATGTTTCAACGCACAAGGATTATggtcaaataaatattacacaagAAAAACAAAGCCATCAGACAAACAAGCATTACACACATCATCTTGTCGTTACTGGTCAATATTTTGGTAGCCCTCATCGAACGGCCGAAAAAAACTAATCAAGTACTGACGTGGGCTTCAAACCACTTTATGAGCTCTGGCATAACATTCCTTTTCTATTGTAGGCGAAGGTTGCACGGACGACAGGGCAGTGTGGATAAACGGGAGCCAACCTCGTTGTCCCACCGACCTCGGAAAGATTGTAGTTCCCATTTTGTTAGGGATCTACATGATCATCGCAAACGTTCTTCTTCTGAACCTTCTAATTGCCATGTTTAGGTAGGTTATTCACGTAGCTATCGTGTTATCTTCTACAAATGCAGTTTCAGTAGAGTCGCAAGAAACATAACTATTGCGTTGATTACATTAGGTATGCAAGTGGTATTCGAAGCAACAATATGGTAGATAACAAATCTGTAGAAAGTAACACAGAGCGtaacagaataaaaataatggGACATGAcacattatttttcataatttgctACGTTGTATATAACAAATGATATGGTCACCCTGAGTTCGACGCCGAGCGTCgtttacatgttgttttttcttcttgaAACGAAACTCTTTGGTCAATTTGAAACTGGCACAAGCGCTTGATTCTGTATATCCTTTGAATTTAAGTATTGCTTTAATTGACTTATTCATGTGTTGATGTAATTCAAAGCTTTGAACGTATCTTGCTTACTCTCAATGTACACAACTCGTTAAAAAAGCCTTTCACTGGAAGACTTGTTTTCACCCCAGCTATACCTTCTCGAAAGTgcaagacaacacagacagacactgGTGCTACCAACGGTGTTTACTTGTGGAAGAGTTCAGCAACAAACCCATTTATGTCCCTCCACTAATTATTCTGTCTCATCTGAAGTTGCTGCTAAAATACTTTCTGAGTGGGTGTTGTGATGGTAGTTGCTTATGGGGACCATACACAAATCGTTTTGGTAAGTGCGCCGTTGTGATTTTAATCTCAACAAACTTGAGCCGGTACAAGGGTCAACTCAGTGAACCCAAATACAAAACTTTATTCGTACTGACAAGCAAGTTAAACCGGTGTTTTGACGCtcgctaatatttttaaacagtttcatGTTATCACATATGTATCCAAACTAGCAAAAtcgaaaagaagaaaaaagacaaatacTTGGGCAACAAAACAATCAGCAAAAATAATCGGTTTTCattaaacttaaacattaaGGACTTCAGATATTACGTGAAAATAGAGCCGGCATATTATTGTCTATAAAGGGCTAGCCAGAGAATCCGATGGGCAATGGTTTGACTTATTTTTGAAGACTTGTGTCaatgaaaatttgataaaagtaCTGGCTTAACGGAAAAAAGATGTTATTAACCGTCGGATTGTTTGTAAACTGATTATTGTATTTGAGTTCTTAACATATAATGTGTATATGAAAGATTGGCCTGGACATAGACCTTACTATCGTGATGTATCAAGATGGGAGTCAATGATTGCGGAGGCTTATCAGCAACAGACACTGCAGCAAGAGGCGGAAAGTGCACAAGGCCGGGTGAAACAAACCAACACAACGTAAGCATGAGCTAAATGATAAGAAATTACACAAATTTTaacgtttttcattaaaaacgtTTTCTTTCTTTATGATCAAAATGAAATGGTTTTCTTTAGTTTACGGCGCATATGTATTTGCAGTATTTGCTTGCTCAATATAATTGAGTTGTACATTTAAGGCTAGAAGAGGTGTTGCACAGATTAAAGGAGCTGAAACAAAATTCACAAGCAGCAGAACAGAAAATAAAGGACATGGAACTAAaggttgtttatttttgtttcccGGTCTATTGGTtatgatatattgtataaaatcaaACGCGCAATGACTTTTTGCTTATcgtataaaatattgaaacaaacaccttaaaaacaaacaaaaagcagGCAAGTATCAATTATGAAATTTCCTTCGCAAAATGCTTTCAGGTATATCTCTACGAATTTTAAATCTCAAAATAATGCtacagtatttttgtttttcttgcagATGTCGTATTTGGTAACTTCAGATAAATATCATGCAATAGGTATgctttgttttgtcattttcaaatcGTAACCAAATAAAGTTTAGAATTGTCAAATTGTTCAGCTtgtacattttttgaaaatgttgaaacaaaatgcatctttcaattacatatttcatggcgttaaaatagttcaaaattTGGTCAGCGTTAAATGAGGAAATTGTTTCAGCGCCATCCAGtgcataaaatgtgtattttaggGCAGGATAGttatcagaaaaaaagaaaatcggaCGCCGCTATCACCATTGGGATACTATCTTCCGaaagacaaaatgaaaatgcatgcGACCAACTTGCTGAAACAAGTAACACATCGGAAACGATTCCTGATAAATCAAACGCTGATCGAACGGAAACTCGTGTGGTTGGGATTGCATCGTGTTACCCTGGCACAAGTATCACTCGATTTCCGGTACCAGATGAGAAAATCAAATGGCAGGTAAGGCAACGGGTATTGTCAAAGTAACGTTTTTAATCTTAAAACGTAAATATAAAGACGAACATACTGTTTTTgttgtacatttttaaagacTGTCTGGTTTTGGTGTAACGAGTTATGcagcaaaaaatataatgataataattaatgatgataaaatatcacagttttattgtatttgacTGCTGGACAGagcatacaaataaaaatgtgcatGTGTATTAAACGAAATGAAAAATGGTGCTTTTTTCGATAATGTTACTTTCGTTATGCTACTATTTCTTCTATGTTTATGCATTCTGAATATCAGGAACCCTTTGAAGATTATAATCCTGAAACGTACAATGCTGTGGACAGTTTGCCTGGAAGCGATGCTGAACCAGATCTGGATAAGATGTTGGTGCATTGTTGCCTTTTCTCTTCCTTCTTACAAATATTGGACAAAGTTTAATACGTCATTGTCACatttattacacttttaattATATCGAGTTACGTGTTCCATGTTTTAGTGATGTTAACTTATGTTTCgtatgttatttcaaatgatttctcttgactttttaacattttgaacacAGAAAATTGCATTTATCGCAATTACAAAGtgcaacaaaaccgaaagttactgtaaatataatctcaattaAGTGCATTACGAAATTCGCATACCACGTTATTTTCTGTATATCTAGCTTTCAATGTTGCTTTacagtcattttcattttttaactttaccCGGTAATGCACccaaaacacttattttatcattattttattttattatttaagtcaAGAAACAAATCAGCCTAGTTAAACAGAATCACGAGAGCACCAGGACTTATATTACAGCATAAGATATTTTGCCAACTTAAACATACATTGAttacatcacgtgataatgccAATCGACCAAGTAGGCAACAATAAAGCTGTTAATGCTTACATGAAATTGTGGTCTTTAAAACagtatttgagcaaatatcaacatttgctaaaGGGTTCAATcctttggtatcttagtttcaTCACTATTTATGAGTTTACCCAAACACTTCTTTTTACTAAAACATCATGTTGAAATCGGGAACTtatcaaacactaaataagAATATATCATAGGTATATtctcacttttatttttatcttattattaaaTCGTACGTGGCGTGGCACTGAGGGTTTAAACCTTATTGTAGGCAACTGGATGAACGAAGAAAGGCATTGTCATTCAATGAGTATGATGCGAAGTTTGGTGTGAATCGGACAAGTGCAGTTGGATCAATTGAAGTTCGAGATGGCTTCCCATTAAACCCTATGGGTAGAACTGGTATACGAGGGAGAGGAGTGTTCTCAAGATGGGGGCCTAATCACTTTTCCCGGTCTATTGTTACAAGGTAAgattttagaaataatatttaGATTAATACATTCAGCTGTTATGGACGATTTTTCAAAGGATGCGTGACGTCATTGTTTGCtgtcaatataaatgtttctaAAACTAGCATTCAGGTATGCTTGTTTTACTACggtattaaatataaatgaatagaAAGTAAGTAAGTTATGCCACCTGACAAactaatttatttcaaagatgGAAGCTGCTGGATAATGGCGCGACCGAAACAGTTAATGGGAAACCTGTTCTTGAGGTCTTGGTTGTTTCAGGCTCCGGAAGGCACTGTTTACCTGaggtaaagaaaatataaaagtatatattatatgagTATATAAATCAATTACTTTAGTACGTTATCCAAGTAATTGTTGttatatatcatacattttttagTTAGATGTTATGTGTGAATGGGTTTTGTGGTAAACGCCAACTTTTACATTGCTTGTCAgtagaaagcatataatagaacatttcataaattgttaataatttttttagatattttgagTAAGTTATATTCAAACGAGTCATACAATTCTATCTCGTGCACAGACGGATGCATCTAACTTACCCGACAGTGAAGGCGGTCATCTTCAGCTTGAAATACCAGATAGCTCACAAAATGATGTGTCACCGGGAAAGTCATTGAAGAAGAAATTGAAAAGGTTTCAAAAGAAAGGCGTAAAGGTATAGTTACTTTATCAACAATTCCTATTAAATCTTCGATGAAAATTGTTTTCGAAAAGTCGTTTAGTTCAGTGATAGCTATGTTCGAACAATTCAACATAGTCATTggttaataaaattgaaatgaacttgtttaaaattcTGATGTGATCAGTCTCATCCTGATTGCAcctctttaaataattttagttgTACGATGATTATCTTAATGACGAGCGGAATACAGATAACGCATGGGTTGAAATTGTAACACATCACTTCCATGACGCCAGAGGGGAACTTGCAAAGTATCTCGCATTGAAGGTTTGTTTTTCGACATTATGCACAACTTTCGATCTGAAATATGCGCTAAAATTGATTCGTTATATGAAAGTAAGACAATATGCATTCATTGTCTTTTCCCGAAAAATCGATGGGTTTACTTTTAATGTTCtcttttattttagtttttaaatatcCATGGATGATTTGGGAAACTTTGACATATTGCAATGTAAGATATAACCTAACACGCATCTGTAATTAGCATTTACATATTTGGAATGTTGTTGTCTTATAATATTATTGGAGATTTTGTAAAAATTTCAGAACGAAGGCACCAATGGTAGCTGTTGGCTGCCGATCTCTCAGAAGACGCCTGTGAGTCTGTCAGATCTGTTTTTTATCCATTTGGCAGCACAGAAAATGGTGGCTTATTTCCAGTAAAACTGAACAAAACGAACTAACGGAACTCAATAAAGCAGCATAGAGAGTATGAGTGTAATTCCGGTACATATAAAGAGAACAAAGTATAAAATTTATCCCCCGACGAGATTAAACGGCGTTTTCCCGGTAGAACAACGGAGGGAAACAACGCCACATACATGGGAgcacaaataaacaaagaaaatggGGCCTATTCCCAGTAGAATAACGAATGGAAACCACGCAACATATTTTGCAGCGCAGTTAATAGTGGCGAATTTCAGTAGATACATGAATGGACATGACGCGCGATGTCCGacagcaatatttttttaccacgATCATCCGGAGGAACGTAACTGTTTATATACGAACATCATTAAGAAACGACTTACTCCGAGCAGATATACAAATGAACACATTATCCTAGATAATGAGAGCCGTTTGAGACACTGTGCATTTCTTTATGGGACAatcatttgtaacatttttttataaacatgtttacgtTATGTATATTCTAGGTATTCAACACgggtatttgatattttaaatgtatggtAAATGTACtcatctttcttttttatatagtgCTTAGTTCTCTGTATTGAcacaatataatacaatgtaaaactATCTGAACACAGTCATATTTCGTTAATAATCgcataaatgcatttatgtatttcctcttttctttattttcgcAGCATCATATTCTCGCATCaacgttttgtatttttattgcgTTTGCTCTCCAGtcacgtttttgttttcatataataatcaattacaccgataaataatgtattttagtCTTTTGCAAAAGTAATTTTGTGTATTCGATTGTACTATTTTGAAACACGGCAATGTTTTAAGTAAATCCTCATATAAGGCATTTGCGGGTCGTATTGATATTATCAAAATGAGATTAAAAAATTGtatcaaaatgcatcatttacaaataattatttacaacttTTCATTTTACGAAACTTCTTTTTTAGTTTTATAGgctttaataaaagtaaaatagtaTGATAGtggttttcttttttatgaGTAACAggatgtttttattatcatcatcgATTTTGAATACCAGAACTAATTTAACGTGCTCGATGTACATAATTAGCTTTTATACGGTTGCTGGGTTTGCGTAtgcatgttttgcgtcatgtttAATGAACTGTATGATATAAATCTGGGTGTATCACATACGTTATTGAATCGTTCTCTAAATaatgaaaaccttaaaaaaaccCAGATTTCATCATGCATTTTTTCTACGGAATtcaattatctttatttaactTAGACAATGTTGTTTAATTCTTGAGACCGACTTTAAACATTACTTACTGTGATAATTTGTCTATGAATGTACTGTTTTCAGAAAAAGAATCACCCTGTCTCCTAAATTTCGTaggatattttatttatatggcTTTTGTCTGACCTTTGAGTGTACGgaataagaaatgttttaattgctGTGCTAAGAACATGTGCTTACAATCATACCTTCCCCCTTCCCCGTCCACCAAATTCGCAcggtatgttttaatatatatgcttACAGCACGCGTGCTGAAACATTCTGTGTGAATTGCGTCTAATTTGTTGAACAATCATGTCAAGGTCCAGTTAAGCGCATACAGTTTATTGGGGGTGTTCATTGACAGAAAAATTGACTGATAAACTTTACATTGCCAGATTAATTTCATGTATTGATTAACGGAATATTGTACTGAGAACATGTGTTAATTAAAAATCGAGTGTGTTGACTCCAAAATCTTTTTTACGAGAATAAATAAACCATTTGATTAATCTCGCGATCGCCTCATAAAAGTAGTGAAACATACTAAATTCGCTCATCCCAACAATCCGCATCCGGGTGATTTCCAATTTACGCCTCGCTGTGTTCAATACCATTAGTTTAAGCGTCACTTAATACACGAGATCCTTACTGATGTCATATATGAAATCTCGGGCCTACTTTTCAATATGATTCATTCGAGGAAAGGtataaatgaaacacaaacCTTGGAACAAATACGGTGAAAGATGTCTAGAATGCCACCACCGGGATGTGCTCCGTATGAGGAATACCCTGATCCGTACtctgaaacagtgaaatatttgTGGAAAATTATCCCACTTGTAGTAGTTATCATCGGATTGTGTGGTAACATTTTGACTGTCATCATTCTATTACGACAGAGAAGAAAAACATCGTCGACGGCACTTTTTCTGTTTACATTGGCAATATCAGATACGATCACCCTACTGAGTTCTCCTATACGTAATTGGTTGCTTCGTGGCATAGAAGAAAAAGACGTTCGAAATATGAGTGAACTTGGATGTAAGTTCTCGAACTTTTTTACGTACGCATCTGTGCAGTTTTCGTCGTGGATTCTGGTCGGTGTCACGTGTGAACGGCTCATTAGCGTCGTGTGGCCGCACCGGGTCCGGCTAGGATGCACTCCTCGCGCTGCGATCGTGACCATTTTTGCACTGCTGATTCCCATCCTGGGCCTGAATGCCCATATGTTTTACGGACATGGAAATTCCAGCTTAGTACCACGTGATGGGCCTTGTGAACCATTGTATATAGGGTACTCAAAGTTTTGGGACAAATACTGGCCGTGGATTGATTTTGCAGTTGCATATGCCGTCCCATTCCTTTTTTTGGCTGTGAGCAATACAGTCATCATATACAAAATGCATAAGACACATAGACAGAGACGGCGCATTAGTTCTGTTGGTAAACACGGGGTCGACAACAGTGCCCGAGATAAGAAGCTTGTGACAATTGTTTTGGTCATTTTGACTGTCAGCTTCTTCATCTGTCTGACACCCGTTCAAATCTTCTTTATCTACCAGCCGTATTGGAGGGAGAGAGTATTTGAAGAATACTTTTGTCAAGACTGGAAGCGATTCGCCGAGGAGACAGGGAAGTTTCAGCTCGTTTTCGCCATCGTTAATCTTCTATCTTACATAAATGCAGGGTTTAATTTCTTTCTGTACGTGATAAGTGGCTCCAAGTTCCGACATGAAGTTAAGGCCCTGTTTATGTGTACACCGAGTGGTGACGCCGTTTTTGGTTCGAGTACCTCAAGTAGTGCGCGCAGGCATCTTACACATGCCACATCAGTGCAGAGTAGATTATCATCGCAAAATAGTTTAAGCAGATCAAGTGATGACGCGGTCAAAGGGCATAATATAGACGTTCAACATGCAAAAAACTGTCGTTCAGAGGTAAAAACTTCAGCTCCAGAAGATGTTGTTGTCGATTATGGTGTGCAAAACAAAGGTTTTGATGTGAACGACAGTTTCAATACAAAGCTGTAACACAACTTTGATAGAAATGCTGCTTATATACTGAAAGTCAATGAAAACGCACCACTGTAGCAAGTTTTTGATAGGCTAAGATTCAAATACTGTCAAAAAACGTTTTAAAGCATGTACATTACTTCTTCCGTGCTCCGCCGACTTCGCATATATACTCCTCAAGTTTTGTGTCGGGAATTATCGAATAATTTAGTTAccattttgaaacattataaTGCTAGCTTTGTTTCTTATCCATGATTTTTTTCGATATAGACTTCTTGATGAGGTTCATCACACGTGGGCCAGAATAATTTTATtcgaaaataattttatatggcGTTTCGCTAGGCAATGTCTTTACAAGGTTCTGAAATTCTTTTCGAAGGAACAATTCCTGCTACTGACGTGACGTCTTTAAACGTAATATTTTCTCTGTGTTGAATACATACTACATGTACCGACTCGGATTAAGCTGCGGTGCGTTTTCATTGGGTGTCAGTATATTTACTAAACAAAGCTTATTGATAAATGGCTGGACTAGCCTGAGATTGAGCGTTGACAAACTGGTCCAAATCCGAAGTGGTTCCTACTTAAATTTCACTGTCCTAGCCAATTAAGTTACAAAATTAACTATGACTATGTAGAGTATAGTTGTTGATCGTTAAATAGTTTATCGAATGAACCTTTAGTTGTATATGTGCAAAATTaccttttggtgttcacgaggtgaaatatactgcgatcttacactaaaacaaaccatttttacTATATGCTTAAAAgggatataaaatgacatttaattgtagttttcagaaaagcgcggcaaattaaataaaaaaagaacgTAACATTATTTCGATATTGACGTCTTTGAAATTATGTCCCAGCCAATGGACTTTTATCTTTGATTTGGACGGGAAAGCAGACTAATgttttatcttgtttaaaacagtgaCATCTAGTATATATCTTTTAATAGCTAGATAACTAAAAACCAcctgaaagcatataataaagcATAAAGttgacaattgttttatatttctgttgCCTTCTAATTTTTGTTTGAACTCGCGCCTttacattttgctactgagcttgtttctgtagttttttttcataaatatttgactAGGTTTCGGGTGATATTTGGCCTGCTGGACCTGTCATTGCAGTTtccatatgttttattattaatacttCCATTCTGAACTAAACAATTTGAACAGAGATTTATCGTaacaaatatgttcattttccATTAACTGATTGATATGTTTTCAGTTCTGATTGGATCCATCATTAATTGGATTTCGCTTGACTTTAATTATTCAAAGTAGAGATATAACCGGGTGTATAAGGGTTGTATAAGGGTTGTTTAAAAAGACAATGTGTTATGCATGGCCATTTATATTGccattaaaacatgttatttatttttcatgatgGCAATGTTTTCACTACATTACTACTGTCAAAGCACAAGTTCAACATAGGTTTGTATGTTGCATGCACAGTTGAGCATGTACTCATTTAATGTTAGATTATCCAATCAAGACAATTCATATGAGCAAATTTTGCAATATTGTATCACTGGTAATTGCTGTCGTGAGTGAGGTACATTAACCGCTTCGCTACCTATAAAacttgataaatttaatgtaaaattacagcgcttttacaactgttttattttagaaGGATCGGTTCACTTTCGTAACACTTAAAAACGTTTTATTACATCTATAGAGAGAAGTGATTTTGTCAGTTTGATCACTAGAAAAAGATTTGTTTATCCAAAAAACAAATGAGTGATTTTATGACCGAAGCCTTCAAAGATATATCTCCAAATATTCTGGTGAACGCAACAAGGCAATATATCGAACTATTATCAATTTTGTTCTTGCTGTCTTTTTATCATGTCGCATGTGTTCATAGATTTTGTGTCATATTTGTCATATCGCTATATTGTcttgaaacattaaatttgataaaactgcGTATGTATTATTCTATTTGCCCCAAAATTTGCGAACTATTTCAGAACAGGATCATGTTTAGCTCACGGTGTAAATTGtgtaatgtttttcttttaaaagtcttGAGACTCTTTGAACAAATTTATAccataacataaatattgtacTAAGCTTGGTCCTGTTAAAAGGAACATAATACTGTTCAAGCATCTGGGGCGTGGTGTTGTGGTAATACTGACGGGAAAACCCCCATCTAGTTTCCGACACGAAACATCGAATGCATCAAAGTTCTGCATAAACTGTATTCAGATCATGTTgacttttaaaatcaaataaatgaattaaaagaaataaaaataatgtctatgaaaattgtcattttgtatGATACGTGATGCTTATATAGCTTGTTCCACCGTTCCAGTAagaattttaaatgttacatgcCTGGCGCAAAGGTGCTAAGACTATTTTCCTAACAAATGTTTATtcgaaaaagaaaaatgatattaatatcgCCTTGAAAATTCCGTTAACTGATGCCAGCAAGTGTTCTGATTATTCACATCAGacatttattttggtttgttttttcacctgaatatattttttaagaaaagtaAGCAACGAGAATATGGTGGATATTTCTGCTACACGGCTTGATATGGAACAGACTCTCACAtgataattttcattgttttggaaTGTTGAATTTTACATGAGTTGAGAGTAGTTATAATAATTGATCTAGTCTATGTAACAGGAAGGAAATGTAAGCGGGTATTGAATATATAGCACTTATACTGTCTTGCTATAGAGCTAGCTTTGTGACGAACTACGCAAATATGCTTCGTGCATCTGGTGGGGATGAAAACCCATGGCCATTCGCTCTGCAGGCGTACTCTATGgcgagacagtataagtgcaTCTATAATATCGAAGACATCGTTACAGAAATATTTGATACGAAGAAGGAATTGCTGTGTCGAAAAATTACctaaataattttattcaagataatgaattttgaattgtaaaagTTGCCATTCCTATTCTCCTTATAAAATATTCGAATgcattatattgttttacttttgagTAAATGAACTAAAGATTAAAGTTACAATTTATGGTTCCATCCTGCTACCGGACATCCATTCTATTACCGgacaaatcatttttgttttgaattttcttCCTGTTACCTACcttatgttattaaataaaagcCAAACTCAAAACTAGAAC comes from the Mya arenaria isolate MELC-2E11 chromosome 13, ASM2691426v1 genome and includes:
- the LOC128214910 gene encoding neuromedin-U receptor 2-like; translated protein: MSRMPPPGCAPYEEYPDPYSETVKYLWKIIPLVVVIIGLCGNILTVIILLRQRRKTSSTALFLFTLAISDTITLLSSPIRNWLLRGIEEKDVRNMSELGCKFSNFFTYASVQFSSWILVGVTCERLISVVWPHRVRLGCTPRAAIVTIFALLIPILGLNAHMFYGHGNSSLVPRDGPCEPLYIGYSKFWDKYWPWIDFAVAYAVPFLFLAVSNTVIIYKMHKTHRQRRRISSVGKHGVDNSARDKKLVTIVLVILTVSFFICLTPVQIFFIYQPYWRERVFEEYFCQDWKRFAEETGKFQLVFAIVNLLSYINAGFNFFLYVISGSKFRHEVKALFMCTPSGDAVFGSSTSSSARRHLTHATSVQSRLSSQNSLSRSSDDAVKGHNIDVQHAKNCRSEVKTSAPEDVVVDYGVQNKGFDVNDSFNTKL